Proteins from one Comamonas flocculans genomic window:
- the hemH gene encoding ferrochelatase, whose translation MADNAPTTAVLLCNLGTPQAPTTAALRSYLAEFLSDPRVVEIPRAAWWPILHGIILRTRPARSAAKYRSIWTAEGSPLLLWTQKQALMLQGWLAQAGLPTTVLPAMRYGQPAIAAQLQALMAQGVQRVLVLPLYPQYSATTIASVNDAVNQWSTGVRALPELRFVNGYHDQSDYIAALAQSVRQHWQREGGRAEKLLISFHGIPQRNVRLGDPYAEQCHATTELLARELQLNSGEYQLSFQSRFGRAEWLQPYTEPTAIALAQGGTRSLDVICPGFTSDCLETLEEINQEVRDAFLKAGGQSFRYIPCLNDSHAWITALSRIAQQHLAGWPVADKNTSQIAA comes from the coding sequence ATGGCCGACAACGCTCCCACTACCGCCGTCCTGCTGTGCAATCTGGGCACGCCGCAGGCACCCACTACCGCCGCGCTGCGCAGCTACCTGGCCGAATTCCTGAGCGACCCGCGCGTGGTGGAAATCCCGCGCGCCGCCTGGTGGCCCATCCTGCACGGCATCATCCTGCGCACCCGCCCGGCCAGGTCCGCTGCCAAATACCGCAGCATCTGGACGGCCGAAGGCTCACCCCTGCTGCTGTGGACGCAAAAGCAGGCACTGATGCTGCAGGGCTGGCTGGCCCAGGCGGGCCTGCCCACCACCGTGCTGCCCGCCATGCGCTACGGCCAGCCCGCCATCGCCGCGCAGCTGCAGGCGCTGATGGCCCAGGGCGTGCAGCGCGTGCTGGTGCTGCCGCTGTACCCGCAGTATTCGGCCACCACCATTGCCAGCGTGAACGACGCCGTCAACCAGTGGAGCACCGGCGTGCGCGCCCTGCCCGAGCTGCGCTTCGTCAACGGCTACCACGACCAGAGCGACTACATCGCCGCGCTGGCGCAGAGCGTGCGCCAGCACTGGCAGCGCGAGGGCGGACGCGCCGAGAAGCTGCTGATCAGCTTTCACGGCATCCCGCAGCGCAACGTGCGCCTGGGCGACCCCTATGCCGAGCAATGCCACGCCACCACCGAACTGCTGGCCCGCGAGCTGCAGCTCAACAGCGGCGAATACCAGCTCAGCTTCCAGTCGCGCTTTGGCCGCGCCGAATGGCTGCAGCCCTACACCGAGCCCACGGCAATCGCCCTGGCCCAGGGCGGCACGCGCAGCCTGGACGTGATCTGCCCCGGCTTCACCAGCGACTGCCTGGAGACGCTGGAAGAAATCAACCAGGAAGTGCGCGACGCCTTCCTGAAGGCCGGTGGCCAGAGCTTTCGCTACATCCCCTGCCTGAACGACAGCCACGCCTGGATCACCGCGCTCTCGCGCATCGCCCAGCAGCACCTGGCGGGCTGGCCGGTGGCAGACAAGAATACCAGTCAAATCGCCGCCTAG
- a CDS encoding ABC transporter ATP-binding protein yields MSDALLELSGVHTHIGAYHILHGVDLVVPRGQVTLLLGRNGAGKTTTLRTIMGLWHASQGSIRLGGEDITRLDTPRIAQRSIAYVPENMGIFADLTVKENLLLAARSAANAAQMDGERLQWIFGLFPAVQKFWNQAAGKLSGGQKQMVAVARAIVEPRDLLIVDEPSKGLAPAIVNNMIAAFEQLKRGGVTILLVEQNIRFAQRLGDGVAVMDNGRVVHAGPMAQLAQDEALQRSLLGLSL; encoded by the coding sequence ATGAGCGACGCGCTGCTGGAACTCTCGGGCGTGCACACGCACATCGGGGCCTACCACATCCTGCACGGCGTGGACCTGGTGGTGCCACGCGGGCAGGTCACGCTGCTGCTCGGGCGCAACGGCGCGGGCAAGACGACGACGCTGCGCACCATCATGGGCCTGTGGCATGCGTCGCAGGGCAGCATCCGCCTGGGCGGGGAGGACATCACGCGGCTCGACACCCCGCGCATCGCGCAGCGCAGCATCGCCTACGTACCCGAGAACATGGGCATTTTCGCGGACCTCACCGTCAAGGAAAACCTGTTGCTGGCCGCGCGCAGCGCGGCGAACGCGGCGCAGATGGACGGCGAGCGCCTGCAGTGGATCTTCGGCCTGTTCCCGGCGGTGCAAAAGTTCTGGAACCAGGCCGCGGGCAAGCTCTCGGGCGGGCAAAAGCAGATGGTGGCGGTGGCGCGCGCCATCGTCGAGCCGCGCGATCTGCTCATCGTGGACGAGCCCAGCAAGGGCCTGGCGCCGGCCATCGTCAACAACATGATCGCCGCCTTCGAGCAGCTCAAGCGCGGCGGCGTGACCATCCTGCTGGTGGAGCAGAACATCCGCTTCGCGCAGCGGCTGGGCGACGGCGTGGCGGTGATGGACAACGGCCGCGTGGTGCATGCGGGGCCGATGGCCCAGCTCGCGCAGGACGAGGCGCTGCAGCGTTCGCTGCTGGGGCTGTCGCTATGA
- a CDS encoding branched-chain amino acid ABC transporter permease, with protein MKLGDLDWKPLALVPLLALGVLPLIASPSTWLTLTVAGLAMGMIIFIIASGLTLIFGLMDVLNFGHGVFIALGAFVATSVLGLMGDWTGSGELWRNLLAVLPAMVVAMLVAGAVGIAFERFLVRPVYGDHLKQILITMGGMIIGEELIKVIWGPQQIPLPLPMGMRGSILIGDAAIEKYRLVAVVVGLVVFAALVWVLARTKVGLLIRAGVQDGEMVEALGYRIRRLFVGVFVAGSALAGLGGVMWGLYQQSVVPQMGNEVTILIFIVLIIGGLGSTSGALIGALLVGLMANYTGFLLPKVALFSNIALMVAILLWRPRGVYPLTER; from the coding sequence ATGAAGCTGGGCGACCTGGACTGGAAGCCGCTCGCGCTGGTGCCGCTGCTGGCGCTCGGGGTGCTGCCGCTGATAGCCTCGCCTTCCACCTGGCTGACGCTCACGGTGGCGGGCCTGGCCATGGGGATGATCATCTTCATCATCGCCTCCGGCCTGACGCTGATCTTCGGCCTGATGGACGTGCTCAACTTCGGCCACGGCGTGTTCATCGCGCTCGGGGCCTTCGTGGCCACCAGCGTGCTCGGGCTGATGGGCGACTGGACCGGCTCGGGCGAGCTCTGGCGCAACCTGCTGGCGGTGCTGCCCGCAATGGTCGTGGCCATGCTGGTGGCGGGGGCCGTGGGCATCGCCTTCGAGCGCTTTCTGGTGCGCCCGGTGTATGGCGACCACCTCAAGCAGATTCTCATCACCATGGGCGGCATGATCATCGGCGAGGAGCTGATCAAGGTCATCTGGGGGCCGCAGCAGATTCCGTTGCCGCTGCCCATGGGCATGCGCGGCTCCATCCTCATTGGCGATGCGGCGATAGAGAAGTACCGGCTGGTGGCGGTGGTGGTGGGCCTCGTCGTCTTTGCCGCGCTGGTCTGGGTGCTGGCGCGCACCAAGGTGGGCCTGCTGATACGCGCCGGGGTGCAGGACGGCGAGATGGTGGAGGCGCTGGGCTACCGCATCCGCCGCCTGTTCGTCGGCGTGTTCGTCGCGGGCAGCGCGCTGGCCGGCCTGGGCGGCGTGATGTGGGGCCTGTACCAGCAGAGCGTGGTGCCGCAGATGGGCAACGAGGTGACGATATTGATCTTCATCGTGCTCATCATCGGTGGCCTGGGCTCTACCTCGGGGGCGCTGATCGGGGCGCTGCTGGTGGGGCTGATGGCCAACTACACCGGCTTTCTGCTGCCGAAGGTGGCGCTGTTTTCCAACATCGCGCTGATGGTCGCCATCCTGCTGTGGCGCCCGCGCGGCGTCTACCCGCTGACCGAGCGCTGA
- a CDS encoding HlyD family secretion protein, which yields MNTHTAPAPATPVSPPAPAPASAAPKAGKLRTLATALVLLGFVIFIAWGLWQASRPAPQQLQGMVDTSQINAATRMTGRVLEVLVHEGEAVTAGQLLARLENPEIRAQEDQAQASLASAEALRERTDTGRREEDVASLKATWQSAQAQADLAAVTARRMQTLFAEQVISAQRRDDAVAAQKASEEMARAAHLQYLKALEGTRAEDKKVAASQVAGAQARLRGAQAISAEMQLLAPASGEVDKIFAHPGEIALPGVPVITLVDLSKLWVALNVREDQFAGIAMGRQLRASIPALGLQDVAFKVSHIRSQGDFATWRATRQSSGYDVKSFEVRAVPVQPVEGLRPGMSVLFAWPQAD from the coding sequence ATGAACACACACACCGCCCCCGCTCCGGCAACCCCCGTATCGCCCCCTGCACCGGCACCGGCGTCCGCCGCCCCCAAGGCCGGCAAGCTGCGCACCCTGGCCACCGCACTGGTGCTGCTGGGCTTCGTCATCTTCATCGCCTGGGGCCTGTGGCAGGCCAGCCGCCCCGCGCCCCAGCAACTGCAGGGCATGGTGGACACCAGCCAGATCAACGCCGCCACGCGCATGACCGGGCGGGTGCTGGAGGTACTGGTGCACGAGGGCGAAGCGGTCACCGCCGGCCAGCTGCTGGCGCGCCTGGAAAACCCGGAAATCCGCGCCCAGGAAGACCAGGCCCAGGCGTCCCTGGCCAGCGCCGAGGCCTTGCGCGAGCGCACCGACACCGGCCGACGCGAGGAGGACGTGGCCTCGCTCAAGGCCACCTGGCAAAGCGCCCAGGCCCAGGCCGACCTGGCGGCCGTCACGGCCCGGCGCATGCAGACCCTGTTTGCCGAGCAGGTCATCTCCGCGCAGCGGCGCGACGACGCCGTGGCCGCGCAGAAGGCCAGCGAGGAAATGGCCCGCGCCGCCCATCTGCAATACCTCAAGGCCCTGGAAGGCACGCGCGCCGAAGACAAAAAAGTGGCCGCCAGCCAGGTGGCCGGAGCCCAGGCCCGGCTGCGCGGTGCCCAGGCCATCAGCGCCGAGATGCAGCTGCTGGCCCCCGCCAGCGGCGAGGTGGACAAGATCTTTGCCCACCCCGGCGAAATCGCCCTGCCCGGCGTGCCCGTCATCACCCTGGTGGACCTGAGCAAACTGTGGGTGGCCTTGAACGTGCGCGAAGACCAGTTTGCCGGCATCGCCATGGGGCGGCAGCTGCGCGCCAGCATCCCGGCGCTGGGCCTGCAGGACGTGGCCTTCAAGGTCAGCCACATCCGCTCCCAGGGCGACTTTGCCACCTGGCGCGCCACGCGCCAGTCCAGCGGCTACGACGTCAAGAGCTTTGAAGTGCGCGCGGTGCCGGTGCAGCCCGTGGAGGGTCTGCGCCCGGGCATGAGCGTGCTGTTCGCGTGGCCGCAGGCAGACTGA
- a CDS encoding uracil-DNA glycosylase family protein, with translation MARTLARDLDHLSWHTPSHVYNPLIYAWDGHRQYLQRFSAGSGRVLLVGMNPGPWGMAQTGVPFGSVGAVRDWFGMQPRLARVLPPQHPRYPLLGMQCQRDEGSGKRLWGWAAQRVGTPEAFFARFFVWNYCPLLFLGQGHNLIPSQLKSPEQRALEAPCNAALVQVVRRLQPQAVVAFGRYAQKQLQTVLGDAVPVHYLLHPSPANPVANRSWAQHAEQVLAPWLPALPAVPG, from the coding sequence GTGGCGCGCACCCTGGCGCGCGACCTGGATCATCTGAGCTGGCACACGCCCAGCCACGTCTACAACCCGCTGATCTACGCCTGGGACGGCCACCGCCAATACCTGCAGCGCTTTAGCGCGGGCAGCGGGCGCGTGCTGCTGGTGGGCATGAACCCCGGCCCCTGGGGCATGGCCCAGACCGGCGTGCCCTTTGGCAGCGTGGGCGCGGTGCGCGACTGGTTTGGCATGCAGCCGCGACTGGCGCGTGTCTTGCCGCCGCAGCACCCTCGCTACCCGCTGCTGGGCATGCAGTGCCAGCGCGACGAAGGCAGCGGCAAACGCCTGTGGGGTTGGGCGGCGCAGCGCGTGGGCACGCCCGAGGCATTCTTCGCGCGCTTCTTCGTCTGGAACTACTGCCCGCTGCTCTTCCTGGGCCAGGGGCACAACCTGATTCCGTCCCAACTCAAGTCGCCGGAGCAGCGCGCGCTGGAAGCGCCGTGCAATGCCGCGCTGGTGCAGGTGGTACGCCGGCTGCAGCCGCAGGCGGTGGTCGCCTTCGGGCGCTATGCCCAAAAGCAGCTGCAGACCGTGCTGGGGGACGCGGTGCCGGTGCACTACCTGCTGCACCCCAGCCCCGCCAACCCGGTAGCCAACCGCAGTTGGGCGCAGCATGCCGAACAGGTGTTGGCACCCTGGCTCCCGGCCCTGCCCGCCGTGCCGGGCTGA
- a CDS encoding RNA-binding S4 domain-containing protein translates to MAVPPETMRLDKWLWCARFCKTRALAVQEIDKGRVQVNGANAKPARELRPGDTVALRQGPVARTVVVRALSAMRGPAPVAQLLYEETAESLLARTRAAEARRLAPEPADTLRQGRPTKRDRRTLDDTRRRGWGERWSASLDDE, encoded by the coding sequence ATGGCCGTCCCACCCGAAACCATGCGCCTGGACAAATGGCTGTGGTGCGCCCGCTTCTGCAAGACCCGCGCCCTGGCGGTGCAGGAGATAGACAAGGGCCGCGTGCAGGTCAACGGTGCCAACGCCAAGCCCGCGCGTGAGCTGCGCCCGGGCGACACCGTGGCCCTGCGCCAGGGGCCGGTGGCGCGCACCGTGGTAGTGCGCGCGCTCAGCGCGATGCGCGGGCCCGCGCCGGTGGCGCAGCTGTTGTACGAGGAAACCGCCGAGAGCCTGCTTGCGCGCACGCGCGCTGCCGAGGCCCGGCGCCTGGCGCCCGAGCCGGCCGACACGCTGCGCCAGGGCCGCCCCACCAAGCGCGACCGGCGCACGCTCGACGACACCCGCCGGCGCGGCTGGGGCGAGCGCTGGAGCGCGTCGCTGGACGACGAATAG
- a CDS encoding branched-chain amino acid ABC transporter permease produces MLQRILSGDLPRSRVLAVILAVVLVGLLLAPFLFPGVKALNVAAKVLVFAVLVASFDLLLGYTGIVSFAHTMFFGIGAYGIAIATTRLGPTWGALAVGTLAALAVSLVLSLLIGLFSLRVRAIFFAMITLAVAAAFQTLASQLSDFTGGEDGLSFKVPEVLSPSFEPLENPFLGVDIDGKIFCYYLLFVCAVVLILAMLRVVNSPFGRVLQAIRENEFRAEAIGYRVVVYRTLSSVISALFATLAGCMLALWLRYNGPETSLSFEIMMDVLLIVVIGGMGTVYGAAIGAVLFMVAQSYLQDLLRLASEAVGALPWLSALLSPDRWLLWLGLLFVLSVYYFPTGVVGRLRAARRAPRPLAEASR; encoded by the coding sequence ATGTTGCAACGCATCCTCTCGGGCGACCTGCCGCGCAGCCGCGTGCTGGCGGTGATTCTGGCGGTGGTGCTGGTCGGGCTGCTGCTTGCGCCCTTCCTGTTTCCGGGCGTGAAGGCGCTCAACGTCGCGGCCAAGGTGCTGGTGTTTGCCGTGCTGGTGGCAAGTTTTGACCTGCTGCTGGGCTACACCGGCATCGTGAGTTTTGCCCACACCATGTTCTTCGGCATCGGCGCCTACGGCATCGCGATCGCCACCACGCGCCTGGGGCCCACCTGGGGGGCGCTGGCCGTGGGCACGCTGGCGGCGCTGGCGGTGTCGCTGGTGCTGTCGCTGCTGATCGGGCTGTTTTCGCTGCGCGTGCGGGCGATCTTCTTCGCCATGATCACGCTGGCGGTGGCGGCGGCCTTCCAGACGCTGGCCTCGCAGCTGTCGGATTTCACCGGGGGCGAGGACGGATTGAGCTTCAAGGTCCCCGAGGTGCTCTCGCCGAGCTTCGAGCCGCTCGAGAACCCCTTCCTCGGCGTGGACATCGACGGCAAGATCTTCTGCTACTACCTGCTCTTCGTCTGCGCGGTGGTACTGATCCTGGCGATGCTGCGCGTGGTCAATTCGCCCTTCGGGCGCGTGCTGCAGGCGATACGCGAAAACGAATTCCGCGCCGAAGCCATAGGCTACCGCGTGGTGGTCTATCGCACGCTCTCCAGCGTCATCTCGGCGCTGTTCGCGACGCTGGCGGGCTGCATGCTGGCGCTCTGGCTGCGCTACAACGGGCCGGAGACTTCACTGTCCTTCGAGATCATGATGGACGTGCTGCTCATCGTCGTGATCGGCGGCATGGGCACGGTCTACGGCGCGGCCATCGGCGCGGTGCTCTTCATGGTGGCGCAAAGCTATCTGCAGGACCTGCTGCGCCTGGCGAGCGAGGCGGTGGGCGCGCTGCCCTGGCTCTCGGCGCTGCTCTCGCCCGACCGCTGGCTGCTCTGGCTGGGGCTGCTCTTCGTGCTCTCCGTCTATTACTTTCCCACGGGCGTGGTGGGCAGGCTGCGCGCGGCGCGGCGCGCGCCGCGTCCCCTTGCCGAGGCCTCGCGATGA
- the maiA gene encoding maleylacetoacetate isomerase, giving the protein MKLYNYFRSGTSHRTRIAMALKGVQAQYVAVDLLHEAHLHGDFHELNPQALVPALVLDDGTVLTQSPAILEWLEETHPEPPLLPAEPRARAHVRALAALIGCDIHPINNRRILQYLKHQFGADKAAIERWCGEWISTGFDAYEKLLGADGERGDFSWGGRPTLADCYLIPQVASARRFNVDMGRWPLISAIDAACARLPAFEQAAPANQPDAPRD; this is encoded by the coding sequence ATGAAGCTCTACAACTACTTTCGCAGCGGCACCTCGCACCGCACGCGCATTGCCATGGCGCTCAAGGGCGTGCAGGCACAGTACGTGGCGGTCGATTTGCTGCACGAGGCGCACCTGCACGGCGATTTCCACGAGCTGAACCCGCAGGCGCTGGTGCCCGCGCTGGTGCTCGATGACGGCACGGTGCTCACCCAGTCGCCCGCCATCCTCGAATGGCTGGAAGAGACCCATCCCGAGCCGCCGCTGCTGCCCGCCGAGCCCCGGGCCCGCGCCCATGTGCGGGCGCTGGCCGCCCTCATCGGCTGCGACATCCATCCGATCAACAACCGGCGCATCCTGCAATACCTCAAGCACCAGTTCGGCGCCGACAAGGCCGCCATCGAGCGCTGGTGCGGCGAATGGATCAGCACCGGCTTTGACGCCTACGAAAAACTCCTGGGGGCCGACGGCGAGCGGGGCGACTTCAGCTGGGGCGGGCGCCCGACGCTGGCGGACTGCTACCTGATTCCGCAGGTGGCCAGCGCCCGGCGCTTCAACGTGGACATGGGGCGCTGGCCCTTGATCAGCGCCATCGACGCCGCTTGCGCCAGGCTGCCCGCCTTCGAGCAAGCCGCCCCTGCCAACCAGCCGGACGCCCCCAGAGACTGA
- the fahA gene encoding fumarylacetoacetase, with translation MSTLNETHDPALRSWLASAHAEGTDFPIQNLPFAVFRRRGSTEPARGGVAIGDQIIDLAELHQAKPFSGRAAEALAAGSQSTLNALMALTPAHWSALRLALSRALREGAHEQAVVQICLVPQAQVEYLLPARIGDYTDFYTSIHHATNVGRLFRPDNPLMPNYKWVPIGYHGRASSVVVSGQNFARPCGQLKAPESSAPVLGASQRLDIELELGVFLGQANALGEAVPITEAEDHVFGLCLLNDWSARDIQAWEYQPLGPFLAKNFATSISPWVVTLEALAPFRTAPERPAGDPQPLPYLDSEHNRSAGALDVQMQVTLQTPAMRAQDPASGAVICTTSYRHAYWTLAQMVAHHSVNGCNLQPGDLLGTGTLSGPTLDQAGALLELTAGGKNPIKLPNGEQRAFLEDGDTVVFRAWCDKPGQARIGFGECRGQVLPARSL, from the coding sequence ATGAGCACCTTGAACGAAACCCACGACCCCGCGCTGCGCAGCTGGCTTGCATCCGCCCATGCCGAAGGCACGGACTTCCCCATCCAGAACCTGCCGTTCGCGGTGTTTCGCCGCAGGGGCAGCACCGAGCCCGCGCGCGGCGGCGTGGCCATAGGCGACCAGATCATCGACCTGGCCGAACTGCACCAGGCCAAGCCCTTCAGCGGCCGCGCCGCCGAGGCGCTCGCCGCCGGCAGCCAGAGCACGCTCAACGCGCTGATGGCGCTCACCCCCGCGCACTGGAGCGCGCTGCGCCTGGCGCTCTCGCGTGCGCTGCGCGAAGGCGCGCACGAGCAGGCCGTAGTGCAAATCTGCCTGGTGCCCCAGGCCCAGGTGGAATACCTGCTGCCCGCGCGCATTGGCGACTACACCGACTTCTACACCTCGATCCATCACGCCACCAACGTCGGGCGCCTGTTCCGCCCGGACAACCCCCTGATGCCCAACTACAAGTGGGTGCCCATCGGCTACCACGGGCGCGCCTCCAGCGTGGTCGTCTCGGGCCAGAACTTTGCCCGCCCCTGCGGCCAGCTCAAGGCGCCAGAGAGCAGCGCCCCGGTCCTGGGTGCAAGCCAGCGCCTGGACATCGAGCTGGAACTCGGCGTGTTCCTCGGCCAGGCCAATGCCCTGGGCGAAGCCGTGCCGATCACCGAGGCGGAAGACCACGTGTTCGGCCTGTGCCTGCTCAACGACTGGTCCGCGCGCGACATCCAGGCCTGGGAATACCAGCCGCTGGGGCCCTTCCTGGCCAAGAACTTCGCCACCAGCATCTCGCCCTGGGTGGTGACCCTGGAGGCGCTCGCACCCTTTCGCACCGCGCCCGAGCGCCCGGCGGGTGACCCCCAGCCCCTGCCCTACCTGGACAGCGAGCACAACCGAAGCGCCGGCGCACTGGACGTGCAGATGCAGGTCACGCTGCAAACCCCGGCCATGCGCGCGCAAGACCCGGCCAGCGGCGCCGTCATTTGCACCACCAGCTACCGCCACGCCTACTGGACGCTGGCGCAAATGGTGGCGCACCACAGCGTCAACGGCTGCAATCTGCAACCGGGCGACCTGCTGGGCACGGGCACGCTCTCCGGCCCCACGCTGGACCAGGCGGGTGCGCTGCTGGAGCTCACGGCCGGTGGCAAGAACCCCATCAAGCTGCCCAATGGCGAGCAGCGCGCCTTCCTGGAAGACGGCGACACGGTGGTGTTTCGTGCCTGGTGCGACAAACCCGGCCAGGCCCGCATCGGCTTTGGCGAATGCCGCGGCCAGGTGCTGCCCGCGCGCAGCCTGTGA
- a CDS encoding alpha/beta fold hydrolase: protein MACASRYARLAGYEIHFMDWGEPEAPVVLAWHGLARTGRDMDELAGHLARCGYRVLCPDTLGRGLSQWSRAPDEEYCLAFYTRLATQLLDQLGVAQVRWIGTSMGGAIGMAAAGGVLAGRITHLALNDIAPELAGAAVQRIKAYAGQPPAFDTVTELEAFFRQVYAPYGWLSDAQWRRLTETSTRRLPDGRVTPHYDPAMVRQFTVHPRDYDQWAVYDGLDVPVLCLHGVESDLVLPGTIARMKQRGPGARGRLQVIEVPDCGHAPALNVPDQLGWVERFFAR, encoded by the coding sequence ATTGCATGCGCTTCCCGTTACGCCCGCCTGGCGGGCTACGAGATCCACTTCATGGACTGGGGCGAACCCGAGGCCCCCGTGGTGCTGGCCTGGCACGGCCTGGCGCGTACCGGGCGCGACATGGACGAGCTCGCCGGGCACCTGGCGCGCTGCGGCTACCGCGTGCTCTGCCCGGACACCCTGGGCCGCGGCCTGAGCCAGTGGAGCCGCGCGCCGGACGAGGAATACTGCCTGGCCTTCTACACCCGTCTGGCCACGCAACTGCTGGACCAGCTTGGCGTCGCGCAGGTGCGCTGGATAGGCACCTCGATGGGCGGCGCCATCGGCATGGCGGCGGCCGGCGGCGTGCTGGCCGGGCGCATCACGCACCTGGCGCTCAACGACATCGCACCCGAGCTGGCCGGCGCCGCCGTGCAGCGCATCAAGGCCTATGCCGGCCAGCCGCCCGCCTTCGATACCGTGACCGAGCTCGAAGCCTTCTTCCGCCAGGTCTATGCGCCCTACGGCTGGCTGAGCGATGCGCAGTGGCGTCGCCTGACCGAGACCAGCACCCGGCGCCTGCCCGACGGGCGCGTGACGCCGCACTACGACCCGGCCATGGTGCGCCAGTTCACCGTGCACCCGCGCGACTACGACCAGTGGGCCGTCTACGACGGGCTGGACGTTCCCGTGCTCTGCCTGCATGGCGTGGAGTCCGACCTGGTGCTGCCCGGGACGATCGCGCGGATGAAGCAGCGCGGCCCCGGTGCGCGTGGCCGGCTGCAGGTCATCGAGGTGCCCGATTGCGGCCACGCGCCGGCGCTCAATGTGCCCGATCAGCTGGGCTGGGTCGAGCGCTTCTTCGCGCGCTGA
- a CDS encoding TolC family protein, protein MKAAPSSRRLRQALLCATLLPLGLAGHAWQSQAGTPALPLSYEQSALLLTERSDALLGASRSTEAARQQAEALKALAMPRIHFDMQGLYYQKTVTVSLGDLRERAQGAAGTVLGQMADRGLPSIDPGAVSQVIDQVQAALPSMFRPIPDEISARSRQSLWHPTLSTVVPLYTGGAITAARAAARSGVDVAQAAGDGLHEAQRFALAKAYFGQVLAEQVLVVTRDTLAGFDEHLGNARKMQAQGVLSQARVLQVQVARDSAERGMQRAQGEHAAAVQTLQQLLRSEQPVAPTNALFLQTRPLPAVDTFLAAAQDGHPGLRQARAAQQVAHQGTALAQAARYPTVYAFGSVNLNRRNALLTEPDWIVGVGLRYTLWPQVDRSSNEAAAQAREEAAQAATREAWTQIQMAIHQSWQVTEAARREYLSLASSIASATESLRVQEVSFREGVGTMSELIDARNALAQARTERAAAAYKYDLALASLLLASGQGEQFQDYLLRADEHLSTP, encoded by the coding sequence ATGAAAGCCGCCCCGTCATCCCGTCGGCTGCGCCAGGCACTGCTGTGCGCAACCCTGCTGCCCCTGGGCCTTGCAGGCCACGCCTGGCAGAGCCAGGCCGGCACGCCCGCATTGCCGCTGAGCTACGAACAGTCCGCCCTGCTGCTGACCGAGCGCTCCGACGCCCTGCTGGGCGCCAGCCGCAGCACCGAGGCCGCGCGCCAGCAGGCCGAGGCGCTCAAGGCGCTGGCCATGCCGCGCATCCACTTCGACATGCAGGGCCTGTACTACCAGAAGACGGTGACCGTGTCGCTGGGTGATCTGCGCGAGCGCGCCCAGGGCGCTGCCGGAACCGTTCTGGGCCAGATGGCCGACCGCGGCCTGCCGAGCATCGACCCGGGGGCGGTCAGCCAGGTCATTGATCAGGTGCAGGCAGCCTTGCCGAGCATGTTCCGCCCCATCCCGGACGAGATCAGCGCGCGCAGCCGCCAGAGCCTGTGGCACCCCACGCTGTCCACCGTCGTGCCGCTGTACACCGGCGGCGCCATCACCGCCGCCAGGGCCGCCGCGCGCTCGGGCGTGGACGTGGCCCAGGCCGCGGGCGACGGCCTGCACGAGGCCCAGCGCTTTGCCCTGGCCAAGGCCTACTTCGGCCAGGTGCTGGCCGAGCAGGTGCTGGTCGTAACGCGCGACACCCTGGCGGGTTTTGACGAGCATCTGGGCAACGCCCGCAAGATGCAGGCCCAGGGCGTGCTGAGCCAGGCCCGCGTGCTGCAGGTGCAAGTGGCGCGCGACAGCGCCGAACGCGGCATGCAGCGCGCCCAGGGCGAACACGCCGCCGCCGTGCAGACCCTGCAGCAGCTGCTGCGCAGCGAACAGCCGGTGGCACCCACCAATGCGCTCTTCCTGCAAACCCGGCCACTGCCTGCGGTGGACACCTTCCTGGCTGCCGCGCAGGACGGCCACCCCGGCCTGCGCCAGGCCCGCGCCGCCCAGCAGGTGGCCCACCAGGGCACGGCACTGGCCCAGGCAGCCAGATACCCCACGGTCTATGCCTTTGGCAGCGTGAACCTGAACCGGCGCAACGCCTTGCTGACCGAGCCGGACTGGATCGTTGGCGTGGGCCTGCGCTACACCCTGTGGCCGCAGGTGGACCGCAGCAGCAACGAAGCCGCCGCGCAAGCCCGCGAGGAAGCCGCCCAGGCCGCCACGCGCGAAGCCTGGACGCAGATCCAGATGGCCATACACCAGAGCTGGCAGGTAACGGAGGCGGCGCGACGCGAATACCTGTCGCTGGCTTCCAGCATCGCCTCGGCCACCGAATCGCTGCGCGTGCAGGAGGTCTCGTTTCGCGAAGGCGTGGGCACCATGAGCGAGCTGATCGACGCGCGCAACGCCCTGGCCCAGGCCCGCACCGAACGCGCCGCCGCGGCGTACAAATACGATCTGGCCCTGGCCTCGCTGCTGCTGGCCAGCGGCCAAGGTGAGCAGTTCCAGGACTACCTGCTGCGCGCCGATGAGCATCTGAGCACCCCATGA